A stretch of Metabacillus sp. FJAT-52054 DNA encodes these proteins:
- a CDS encoding alpha-galactosidase, whose translation MPIHINESSKQFHLTNGQISYIFHVMKNGELGHLYYGKALNHQEDFSHFQNSAVPTAASCHVEKDDPAFSLETVRQEYPGYGTTDFREPALSIRRESGSAIHRFEYADYAITDGKERIPGMPATFAEQGEAENLAITLLDRTAGLKLTLNYTLFEHLPVMARRTTIENIGTENVQLERVMSLSLDLNDRDYKMMHLSGTWSRERHLKERVLETGIQSISSARGASSHHHNPFLALRRPETTETLGEAIGVHFIYSGNFLAQAEVDHYDTTRITMGIHPFQFNWNLKPGTAFHTPEAVLTYSDQGLNGLTKGVHDLFRNHLISPNWRNKERPVLINNWEATYFDFNAEKITQIARQAKELGIELFVLDDGWFGKRNDDTSSLGDWFVDEAKLPAGIEALSESIRGEGLQFGLWFEPEMVNEESELFKKHPDWVVHDPERPKSYGRNQWVLDYTRREVVDYLYERMSFFIRSAKLSYIKWDMNRNITEAYSAALGNDQQGEFFHRYILGVYDLYERLTAEFPDVLFESCAGGGGRFDAGMLYYAPQAWTSDDTDAAERMKIQYGSSFVYPIYSMGSHVSDIPNHQTMRKTSLKTRGDVAYFGTFGYELDPNRMTEEEKEEVKGQIAQYKQLRTLIRDGDFYRLISPFTSNELLWMVVAKDQSAAIAGWYKTLAVPNPKKEQVIKLTGLDPDAAYSVEGRSRIYRGDELMRRGLNLSMEFNGVNAKYAERGGDFQSEVFLLKKV comes from the coding sequence ATGCCTATTCATATCAACGAATCTTCTAAACAATTTCATTTAACAAACGGACAGATCAGCTATATTTTTCATGTGATGAAAAACGGGGAGCTTGGCCACCTTTACTATGGAAAAGCTTTGAACCATCAGGAGGATTTTTCACATTTTCAAAACTCAGCTGTTCCGACAGCGGCAAGCTGCCATGTTGAAAAAGATGATCCTGCCTTTTCACTGGAAACAGTAAGACAGGAATACCCTGGCTACGGGACTACAGACTTCAGGGAACCTGCGCTTTCAATCAGAAGAGAAAGCGGCAGCGCGATCCACCGTTTTGAATACGCAGACTATGCTATTACAGATGGAAAGGAACGGATTCCAGGCATGCCGGCAACATTTGCGGAGCAAGGGGAAGCGGAGAATCTTGCCATTACGCTGCTCGACCGGACAGCCGGACTGAAGCTGACTTTGAACTACACCCTATTTGAGCATCTTCCTGTTATGGCAAGAAGGACGACCATAGAAAACATCGGCACGGAAAACGTTCAGCTTGAACGGGTAATGAGCTTGTCCCTTGATTTAAATGACCGTGACTATAAGATGATGCATCTTTCCGGTACGTGGTCAAGGGAGCGCCACTTGAAGGAGCGTGTGCTTGAGACAGGCATTCAGTCCATTTCAAGTGCAAGAGGAGCAAGCTCTCATCATCATAATCCATTTTTAGCACTTCGTCGGCCAGAAACAACCGAGACGCTTGGAGAAGCGATCGGCGTTCATTTCATTTACAGCGGAAATTTTCTTGCCCAGGCAGAGGTGGACCATTACGATACGACGAGAATCACGATGGGTATTCATCCATTCCAATTTAATTGGAACCTGAAACCCGGCACGGCCTTCCACACTCCTGAGGCTGTCCTGACCTATTCGGATCAGGGCCTGAACGGATTAACAAAAGGTGTGCATGATCTATTCCGGAATCATTTAATATCGCCAAACTGGCGCAATAAAGAAAGACCGGTTCTCATCAATAACTGGGAAGCTACGTATTTTGACTTTAATGCAGAGAAAATCACGCAAATTGCCAGACAGGCTAAAGAGCTTGGGATCGAGCTTTTCGTTCTTGATGACGGGTGGTTCGGAAAAAGAAATGATGACACCTCTTCCCTTGGGGACTGGTTTGTAGATGAAGCCAAGCTCCCTGCAGGAATAGAAGCTCTTTCTGAATCGATTCGGGGGGAAGGTCTGCAGTTCGGTTTATGGTTTGAGCCGGAGATGGTGAATGAGGAAAGTGAACTGTTTAAAAAGCATCCTGACTGGGTGGTTCATGATCCGGAGCGTCCTAAATCCTACGGCCGTAATCAATGGGTGCTGGATTATACCCGCAGGGAAGTCGTTGACTATCTGTATGAAAGAATGTCGTTCTTTATCCGCTCTGCCAAACTCAGCTACATTAAATGGGATATGAACCGCAATATTACTGAAGCCTATTCAGCTGCCTTGGGAAATGATCAGCAGGGTGAGTTTTTCCACCGCTATATTTTGGGAGTGTATGATCTGTACGAACGGCTCACCGCTGAATTTCCGGACGTCCTCTTTGAATCGTGTGCGGGAGGCGGAGGCCGCTTTGACGCGGGTATGCTTTATTACGCGCCTCAGGCATGGACGAGCGATGATACGGATGCAGCTGAAAGAATGAAGATTCAATACGGTTCTTCTTTTGTGTATCCCATCTACAGCATGGGCTCTCACGTATCGGATATTCCCAATCATCAGACCATGAGAAAGACATCGCTTAAAACACGGGGAGATGTCGCGTATTTTGGAACCTTCGGCTATGAACTGGATCCCAATCGCATGACAGAGGAAGAGAAGGAAGAAGTGAAAGGGCAGATTGCGCAATACAAGCAGCTTCGCACCCTGATCAGGGACGGCGATTTTTACAGACTGATCAGTCCGTTCACATCGAACGAATTGCTTTGGATGGTTGTGGCGAAGGATCAGTCTGCAGCCATCGCCGGCTGGTATAAAACACTGGCTGTTCCGAATCCGAAAAAAGAGCAGGTCATCAAGCTTACAGGGCTGGATCCCGATGCAGCCTATTCAGTAGAAGGCCGTTCCAGGATCTATCGGGGAGATGAACTGATGAGGAGAGGTCTTAATTTATCAATGGAATTCAACGGGGTCAATGCCAAGTATGCAGAAAGAGGAGGAGACTTTCAATCCGAAGTCTTTCTTTTGAAAAAAGTCTGA
- a CDS encoding Cof-type HAD-IIB family hydrolase, with protein sequence MVYRMLALNIDGTLLRSNGRLNQVTREAIEFVQKKGVYVSLVTNRHFQSARKLARALKLETFLVTHSGAFIAEKIDEPLFERRLGETLTYSLVQVLENYECHIRIIHERYSIGNRVKVTPHMTGSAVIQSSEPLFYPNQYVESLGDALRDEPIDAPKLEVLFQSKREKQAAAVFLKETFNEVTISDRNALRFDLTAKGVTKATGLELLCSHLQIPMSEVVAIGDSSDDRDMIANAGLGVAMGQAPFEVKQAADWITRSNEDSGVAYMIKEHFRKQYRLGYLDKIKLDR encoded by the coding sequence GTGGTTTACCGCATGCTTGCATTGAACATAGACGGAACGCTGCTTCGCTCAAATGGACGCCTTAACCAGGTGACAAGAGAAGCTATTGAATTTGTACAGAAAAAAGGTGTGTATGTCTCGCTTGTGACAAACCGCCATTTCCAGTCTGCCAGAAAGCTTGCGAGAGCCTTAAAACTGGAAACGTTTTTGGTTACTCACAGCGGCGCCTTTATCGCAGAAAAAATAGATGAGCCGCTTTTTGAAAGAAGACTGGGAGAAACGTTGACGTACAGCCTCGTTCAGGTGCTCGAAAACTATGAATGCCATATCCGGATTATTCATGAGCGCTATAGCATCGGCAACCGGGTGAAGGTTACGCCTCACATGACCGGAAGTGCGGTCATCCAGTCCTCTGAACCTCTTTTCTATCCAAATCAATATGTAGAATCACTTGGAGATGCACTTAGAGATGAACCGATTGATGCTCCTAAGCTGGAGGTGCTGTTTCAAAGCAAAAGGGAGAAGCAAGCGGCGGCTGTTTTTTTGAAAGAAACTTTTAATGAGGTCACCATTTCAGACAGGAACGCACTCCGCTTCGATCTAACGGCCAAAGGAGTGACCAAAGCAACCGGACTGGAGCTTCTTTGCAGCCATCTTCAAATACCAATGAGCGAGGTTGTCGCGATTGGAGACAGCTCGGATGACCGGGATATGATCGCAAATGCCGGACTCGGTGTCGCTATGGGGCAGGCGCCGTTTGAAGTAAAACAGGCTGCTGACTGGATCACACGCTCCAATGAGGATTCAGGAGTTGCCTACATGATTAAAGAGCATTTTAGAAAACAGTACCGCCTTGGATACTTAGATAAAATTAAGCTGGACCGGTAA
- a CDS encoding acyl-CoA dehydrogenase family protein — protein MTSAVYIKEEHAIFRSSLRRFLQKEAVPFYEQWEKDRLIPRDFWMKAGKEGYLCPWVDEEYGGLQADFGYSVILNEEMEKVGSSLIGFGLHSDITVPYIHEFGTPEQKQRWLPGCVSGDIITAIAMTEPGAGSDLAGIKTTAVKEGDSYRLNGSKTFITNGIHADLVIVVCKTDPKAVPAHKGISLIAVEKETIGFHKGKKLDKVGLHAQDTAELYFEDAIVPAENLLGEEGKGFYYLMQMLQQERLLVGICAQASAERILELTSAYVKEREAFGKSISKLQTVQFRLAEMATEVQIGRSFLNEAIQDHMDGKDAVQKVSMAKWWLTDMAKRIAAEGMQLHGGYGYMEEYEVARRYRDIPVMAIYAGTNEIMKTIIAKKMGL, from the coding sequence ATGACATCAGCCGTCTATATAAAAGAAGAGCATGCCATATTCAGAAGTTCTTTGAGAAGGTTTTTACAGAAGGAAGCCGTACCTTTTTACGAGCAATGGGAAAAGGACCGTCTAATTCCAAGAGATTTTTGGATGAAAGCCGGGAAGGAAGGTTATTTATGTCCATGGGTGGATGAGGAATACGGCGGACTTCAAGCAGATTTTGGCTATTCCGTCATCTTAAATGAAGAAATGGAGAAGGTCGGTTCAAGTCTGATTGGTTTCGGGCTTCATAGTGATATTACCGTCCCATATATTCATGAATTCGGAACACCGGAGCAAAAGCAGCGCTGGCTTCCTGGCTGTGTTTCCGGGGATATCATTACCGCAATCGCGATGACTGAGCCCGGGGCAGGGTCCGATTTAGCTGGAATCAAGACCACTGCGGTGAAAGAGGGGGATTCCTACAGGCTGAATGGTTCGAAAACGTTCATAACGAACGGTATTCATGCAGACCTTGTTATCGTGGTCTGTAAAACAGATCCGAAGGCGGTTCCCGCTCATAAAGGAATCAGCCTGATTGCTGTAGAGAAAGAAACAATCGGTTTTCATAAAGGGAAGAAGCTCGACAAGGTGGGTCTGCATGCCCAGGATACAGCTGAGCTTTATTTTGAAGATGCGATCGTACCTGCAGAGAACCTGCTTGGGGAAGAAGGCAAAGGCTTCTACTACCTCATGCAAATGCTTCAGCAGGAGCGGCTGCTCGTTGGAATTTGTGCTCAGGCATCTGCGGAACGGATTTTGGAACTGACTTCTGCTTATGTGAAGGAACGTGAAGCCTTTGGAAAATCAATCAGCAAGCTCCAAACCGTTCAGTTTCGTCTTGCTGAAATGGCGACAGAAGTGCAAATTGGCCGTTCGTTTTTAAATGAAGCCATTCAGGATCATATGGATGGCAAGGATGCGGTTCAAAAGGTATCCATGGCTAAATGGTGGCTCACAGACATGGCAAAACGCATAGCGGCAGAAGGAATGCAGCTGCATGGAGGGTACGGATACATGGAGGAATACGAGGTTGCAAGGCGGTACCGTGATATCCCGGTTATGGCTATATACGCCGGCACTAATGAAATCATGAAAACGATTATTGCGAAAAAGATGGGACTTTAA
- a CDS encoding TetR/AcrR family transcriptional regulator: MPRTPEAYEKIRKQSSERILSAALDLFIKKGYHSTSIEEVTKLAQVSKGLLYHYYQGKEGLLEAIIQMRIENLQAVMEGALTKRTPKEKLCHIAEGTLENVFQNPELYRFYMNLQTQPHQDLVLAKYADILKKEFERNFEIQSRIFEMLGDQEARKRSLLFSSTLNGIMLMICSYPDHFPIEEMKSQVIEEFCS; this comes from the coding sequence ATGCCGCGCACCCCTGAAGCTTATGAGAAGATAAGAAAGCAAAGCAGCGAGAGAATATTATCTGCTGCTTTAGACCTCTTCATAAAAAAGGGATACCACTCCACCTCAATCGAAGAAGTAACGAAACTTGCCCAAGTCTCAAAAGGGCTGCTTTATCATTATTATCAAGGAAAGGAAGGCCTCCTTGAAGCAATAATCCAGATGAGGATTGAAAACCTGCAAGCAGTGATGGAGGGCGCCCTGACAAAAAGGACACCTAAAGAAAAACTTTGCCATATAGCAGAAGGAACGCTGGAAAACGTGTTTCAGAATCCTGAGCTGTACCGATTTTATATGAATCTTCAAACCCAGCCCCATCAGGATTTGGTACTCGCAAAATATGCGGATATCCTAAAGAAGGAGTTTGAAAGAAATTTTGAAATTCAGAGCCGGATTTTTGAAATGCTCGGTGACCAAGAGGCGAGGAAGCGCTCCCTGCTTTTTTCCTCCACGCTTAATGGCATTATGCTGATGATTTGCAGCTATCCTGATCATTTTCCCATTGAAGAAATGAAGTCCCAGGTGATAGAGGAGTTTTGCAGTTAA
- a CDS encoding LD-carboxypeptidase, which produces MAQRPPILQQGDTIGIVTLGSPLDEEKINQGIATLRGMGFKIVLGDYVYAANGFLGGTDEQRAADLMNMFSNPAVKMILPTRGGVGVAGILPYLDYSIIRKNPKIFSGYSDITVLQNVLFQYADLITFQSLLLLDFVPETPAYNFQQFFAATATLQSPRQIVNPPGILQVSRVPGNATGETVGGNLTSFDDTIGTIYDIDTNGKIIILEETHEPINKVYRYANHLKLAGKFEDCAGIVLGECTECGEAYSKTFEDLIQDFFIPLGKPLMTNVTTAHGYYKAAIPIGARANLNTVNNTFTILEPGVRPS; this is translated from the coding sequence TTGGCTCAGAGACCGCCTATTTTACAGCAGGGAGATACCATTGGCATCGTTACGCTCGGCAGTCCGCTTGATGAGGAAAAAATAAATCAGGGGATCGCAACGTTAAGAGGTATGGGATTTAAGATTGTACTTGGTGACTATGTTTATGCGGCTAACGGGTTTCTGGGCGGAACTGATGAACAGAGAGCAGCGGATTTAATGAATATGTTTTCCAACCCGGCAGTGAAAATGATCCTGCCGACAAGGGGCGGAGTCGGAGTTGCTGGTATTCTTCCTTATCTTGATTATTCAATTATCCGCAAAAACCCAAAAATCTTCAGCGGCTACAGCGATATTACGGTTCTGCAAAATGTTTTATTTCAATATGCAGATTTAATTACCTTTCAGAGTCTGCTCCTGCTTGATTTTGTGCCGGAAACCCCCGCCTATAATTTTCAGCAGTTTTTTGCGGCCACGGCTACCCTCCAATCACCGCGTCAAATTGTGAATCCTCCTGGCATTCTACAGGTCAGCAGAGTACCGGGAAATGCAACCGGAGAAACGGTCGGGGGAAATCTAACCTCTTTTGATGATACGATCGGAACCATTTATGACATCGATACAAACGGAAAAATCATTATCCTTGAAGAAACACACGAGCCGATTAATAAAGTGTACCGTTATGCAAACCACCTAAAACTTGCAGGAAAATTTGAGGATTGTGCCGGGATTGTTCTTGGAGAATGTACCGAATGCGGGGAGGCATACAGCAAAACCTTTGAGGATTTAATTCAGGATTTCTTTATTCCGCTTGGTAAACCGCTGATGACAAACGTTACGACGGCACACGGGTATTACAAAGCAGCCATTCCAATCGGTGCCCGAGCAAATTTAAATACAGTGAATAATACATTCACCATTCTTGAGCCGGGCGTTCGTCCTTCGTAA
- a CDS encoding fatty acid--CoA ligase, translating to MYSSIGKLFDLAAEKGRDKEALADVSRGIRRTFSEWKTDVNQCANALHEAGVKKGDRVSTFLFNCAELATVFFACSKIGAVLNPINFRLKSQEVAFILTDCSPKLVLFEKALTPEIDALHEQFPYTLFWSIDSAPPSYADYYHEKVKTAPAHDVQTEVTEDDLYAIMYTSGTTGRPKGVLHRHRDMIDQAMVCTMALRLTPNDCGLTAAPMFHCAELHCCFLPRVLIGAKNVILHHFDPKQVLDVIKKDQITIMFGAPTMWNMLLQEDLESADFSSMRVGLYGAAPMAPALVKALKEAAGIDLVQAYGMTEMGPAVTFLTEDEQLTKAGSAGRVCFGHELIIVRPNEDGPAEPDDRLKPYEVGEILVKGPSVMAGYHQRPEASEKALYKGWYHSGDLGYLDKDGYLFVADRVDDMMISGGENVYPREVEDALHEHDGVLDAAVLGEPDEKWGEIVVAYIVKKNPELTEDDLEIFCKEGSRLAAYKRPRKYIFTEQLPRNASGKIQKFLLREQLAAHTQA from the coding sequence ATGTATTCATCAATCGGGAAGCTTTTTGATCTAGCGGCGGAAAAGGGCAGGGATAAAGAGGCGCTTGCTGATGTGTCTCGCGGTATAAGAAGGACTTTCAGCGAGTGGAAAACAGATGTGAATCAATGTGCAAATGCTTTGCATGAAGCAGGGGTGAAAAAGGGAGACCGTGTTTCCACGTTCCTTTTTAACTGTGCCGAGCTTGCAACGGTGTTCTTTGCCTGCTCAAAGATTGGTGCAGTGCTGAACCCGATTAATTTCCGCTTAAAATCACAGGAAGTCGCATTTATATTAACGGATTGTTCTCCGAAGCTCGTCCTGTTTGAGAAAGCTCTCACACCGGAAATTGATGCGCTGCATGAGCAATTCCCCTATACGCTTTTCTGGTCCATCGATTCTGCTCCTCCGTCCTATGCGGACTATTATCATGAAAAGGTCAAAACCGCTCCCGCTCATGATGTGCAGACGGAGGTTACGGAGGATGATTTATACGCCATTATGTATACGAGCGGGACAACAGGCCGTCCAAAAGGCGTGCTCCACAGGCACCGAGACATGATTGACCAGGCAATGGTTTGCACTATGGCGCTCCGTCTCACTCCAAATGACTGCGGGCTGACAGCCGCTCCGATGTTCCACTGTGCCGAGCTTCATTGCTGCTTCCTTCCGAGAGTCCTGATTGGTGCTAAAAATGTGATTCTGCACCATTTTGATCCGAAGCAGGTCCTGGATGTCATAAAAAAAGATCAGATCACCATTATGTTCGGAGCCCCGACGATGTGGAATATGCTTTTACAGGAAGACTTGGAGTCAGCTGACTTCAGCAGTATGAGGGTCGGTCTTTATGGTGCTGCTCCAATGGCACCTGCTTTAGTAAAAGCCCTGAAAGAGGCGGCTGGTATCGACTTGGTTCAGGCATACGGCATGACTGAAATGGGTCCGGCTGTGACCTTCCTTACTGAAGATGAACAGCTGACTAAGGCCGGTTCTGCAGGAAGAGTATGCTTTGGACATGAACTGATTATCGTACGCCCGAATGAAGATGGACCGGCTGAACCGGATGACCGGCTCAAGCCATATGAGGTGGGGGAAATTCTCGTTAAGGGCCCATCCGTTATGGCCGGCTATCATCAGAGACCCGAGGCAAGTGAGAAAGCATTGTATAAAGGCTGGTATCACTCCGGAGACCTCGGTTATTTGGATAAAGACGGCTATTTGTTCGTTGCAGACCGTGTGGATGACATGATGATCAGCGGCGGAGAAAACGTATACCCGCGCGAGGTGGAAGATGCCCTGCATGAGCATGATGGGGTCCTTGACGCAGCCGTTCTCGGAGAGCCGGATGAAAAATGGGGCGAAATCGTAGTAGCGTATATTGTAAAGAAAAACCCAGAATTGACAGAGGATGATCTTGAAATTTTTTGCAAAGAAGGAAGCAGATTAGCGGCCTATAAGCGTCCGCGCAAATATATTTTTACCGAACAGCTGCCAAGAAACGCAAGCGGAAAAATCCAGAAATTCCTGCTGAGGGAGCAGCTTGCCGCACATACACAGGCGTAA
- a CDS encoding alpha/beta hydrolase produces MDLHAEVQGSGRPVILIHGPGTDLREWVFIIPYLLKTCQVIAYDVRGSGKSPSPVEPMNFVDDLRMLMDGLHIEKATLVGHSRGGQVAADFALTDPSRIEKLILISPSLTGYEYSQEYNFWLHKINSAPRDINGIAELVMNGPHHSIIKASEHFALFGEMMRTYVRKALTEWKNYEIIWPEPPAIQRLKEMQAATLFIQGTKEFEDMYQIREHYDKIPSIEFVIIPRADHMSTLTHPEEIAENILEFIKEEAKH; encoded by the coding sequence ATGGATTTGCATGCCGAAGTTCAAGGCAGCGGCCGCCCCGTTATTCTCATTCACGGGCCCGGAACGGATTTGCGTGAATGGGTTTTCATCATCCCTTATCTACTTAAAACGTGCCAAGTGATTGCTTATGACGTCAGAGGGTCAGGAAAGTCGCCGTCTCCGGTTGAACCGATGAACTTCGTCGACGATTTAAGAATGCTTATGGACGGTCTCCACATTGAAAAAGCAACACTAGTCGGTCATTCAAGAGGTGGACAGGTAGCTGCAGATTTTGCATTAACTGATCCTTCCCGCATCGAAAAGCTCATATTAATTTCTCCCTCATTAACCGGATACGAATATTCACAAGAGTATAATTTTTGGCTGCATAAAATAAATTCAGCACCTCGCGATATCAATGGCATTGCTGAACTTGTTATGAACGGACCCCATCACTCAATCATTAAAGCATCCGAGCATTTTGCTCTTTTCGGGGAAATGATGAGGACTTATGTAAGAAAGGCTCTTACAGAATGGAAAAATTATGAAATCATTTGGCCGGAGCCCCCGGCTATTCAAAGACTCAAAGAAATGCAAGCAGCTACTCTTTTTATTCAGGGAACAAAGGAATTTGAAGATATGTATCAAATTAGAGAACATTATGACAAGATCCCGTCCATTGAATTTGTCATTATTCCTCGCGCCGATCATATGTCGACCTTGACGCATCCTGAAGAAATTGCCGAAAATATTTTGGAGTTTATAAAGGAGGAAGCTAAACACTAA
- a CDS encoding GNAT family N-acetyltransferase, whose amino-acid sequence MFEIKPIQSMEAIPLRQMVISPDSPLEESKYIGDENEDTIHIGAFAKDQLVGAASFYKEQHDKLSGKSMYRLKGLAIDPGHRNELRGQTLILFGENLLAQNKIEVLWCTTKVSNLPYYQHLGFHETEHTYNDGEKGLQVLMVKHI is encoded by the coding sequence ATGTTTGAGATAAAACCAATTCAATCAATGGAAGCGATTCCGCTTCGCCAGATGGTGATTTCACCGGACTCGCCACTGGAAGAGAGCAAGTATATCGGAGATGAAAACGAAGATACCATACATATTGGAGCGTTTGCGAAGGATCAGCTTGTCGGGGCAGCCTCTTTTTATAAGGAGCAGCATGACAAATTAAGCGGCAAAAGCATGTACCGCCTTAAAGGGCTTGCAATTGATCCGGGTCACCGCAATGAGTTAAGGGGGCAGACGCTCATTTTGTTCGGTGAGAACCTTTTAGCACAAAACAAAATTGAGGTGCTGTGGTGCACGACAAAAGTGTCAAATCTGCCTTACTATCAGCATCTTGGATTTCATGAGACAGAGCATACCTACAATGATGGAGAAAAGGGTCTTCAAGTTTTGATGGTTAAGCATATATGA
- a CDS encoding coproporphyrinogen III oxidase: protein MRIYIKGNQDERFHRPLRLISNLFFEETELLFEEDEADLTASFVIEDRGPSVLISGIAEAGSRTYTASHEKDLTAFSIEKERFKQIKNTLARVYLMLLQEHTGIIQQWGILTGMRPVKLLHKMLQDGMTKEAAHHKLREEYLITEQKIQLMQSIVDRQLKVIPDLYDLGREISIYIGIPFCPTKCAYCTFPAFAMNGKQGRVDSFLGGLHYEMEEIGKYLKESGIKITTVYYGGGTPTSISAEEMDMLYERMMEVFPDVKNIREVTVEAGRPDTITPEKLDVLKKYSIDRISINPQSYTQETLKAIGRHHTVEETIEKFHLARKHGMNNINMDLIIGLPNEGVEEMAHSLAETEKLMPESLTVHTLSFKRASEMTQNKKRYKVASREETSDMMGLAVDWTAINGYEPYYLYRQKNILGNLENVGYALEGQDSLYNIMIMEEQQTILGLGCGAASKFRDPETGKISHFNNPKDPKSYNDGYKHYTEEKIRIMNELFGVKEDV from the coding sequence TTGCGTATTTATATAAAAGGAAATCAGGATGAACGGTTTCATCGGCCGCTTAGACTGATTTCCAATTTGTTTTTTGAAGAGACAGAACTTTTGTTTGAAGAAGATGAAGCAGATTTAACGGCTTCCTTTGTAATCGAAGACCGCGGACCATCTGTTCTCATTTCCGGAATCGCGGAAGCAGGCTCCCGCACCTATACGGCAAGCCACGAAAAGGATCTGACTGCTTTCTCTATAGAAAAGGAACGGTTTAAACAGATTAAAAACACATTGGCCCGCGTATACCTCATGCTGCTTCAAGAGCATACCGGCATTATTCAGCAGTGGGGCATCCTGACAGGAATGCGCCCGGTCAAACTGCTTCACAAAATGCTGCAGGACGGCATGACGAAAGAAGCAGCCCACCATAAGCTGCGGGAAGAATATTTAATTACCGAACAAAAAATACAGCTCATGCAAAGCATTGTGGACCGTCAATTAAAGGTGATTCCCGATCTCTATGACCTCGGCAGGGAAATCAGCATTTACATCGGAATTCCATTTTGCCCGACTAAATGCGCTTACTGCACATTCCCTGCGTTCGCTATGAATGGAAAACAAGGCAGAGTCGATTCGTTCCTTGGAGGTCTCCACTACGAAATGGAAGAGATCGGAAAGTACCTGAAGGAAAGCGGCATCAAAATTACGACTGTCTATTACGGCGGAGGAACGCCAACAAGTATTTCTGCAGAGGAAATGGACATGCTGTACGAACGCATGATGGAAGTCTTCCCCGATGTGAAGAACATCCGGGAAGTGACCGTTGAAGCAGGACGCCCTGATACGATCACACCTGAAAAGCTGGATGTCCTGAAGAAATACAGCATTGACCGCATCAGCATCAATCCGCAGTCCTATACACAGGAAACACTAAAGGCAATCGGCCGCCACCATACTGTAGAGGAAACGATAGAAAAGTTCCATTTAGCCCGCAAACACGGCATGAACAATATCAACATGGATCTCATCATCGGACTGCCGAATGAAGGGGTAGAGGAAATGGCGCATTCCCTTGCTGAAACGGAAAAGCTTATGCCTGAATCACTCACCGTTCATACTTTGTCATTTAAACGTGCTTCCGAAATGACCCAGAACAAGAAGCGCTATAAAGTGGCAAGCCGTGAGGAAACAAGCGACATGATGGGACTAGCCGTTGACTGGACTGCAATAAACGGATATGAGCCGTATTACCTTTACCGTCAAAAGAATATCCTAGGCAATCTCGAGAACGTAGGATATGCGCTTGAAGGACAGGACTCCCTTTACAACATCATGATTATGGAAGAACAGCAGACCATACTCGGACTTGGCTGCGGAGCCGCCAGTAAATTCCGCGATCCGGAAACAGGAAAAATCTCACACTTCAACAACCCGAAGGATCCAAAATCGTATAATGATGGATATAAGCATTATACAGAAGAGAAAATCCGTATCATGAACGAACTGTTTGGTGTGAAGGAAGATGTATAA